In the Arachis ipaensis cultivar K30076 chromosome B04, Araip1.1, whole genome shotgun sequence genome, GAATTTTAACATTGGCAAAAGCTTTTCTATCAAGCATCGTTTTTTGGTTCACTGTTTGAATAAAACTGCCATCACAATTGTAAGATCCACTAAAAATTGGTCTCACGGCAGATCATGATGCAGAATCTTCCTCCTCACATTTCATATATGATGTTTTTCTGAGCTTTAGAGGCTTCACCAGGTACGGATTCACGGATCGTCTCTATCATTCTTTGTGTGAGAGAGGAATCACCACCTTCAGAGATGATGAGAACCTCAGAGTTGGTGATAGAATTAGAGATACTCTTCTTGAGGCCATTGAGAGATCCAGGATGTCCATTGTTGTGCTGTGCCAGAATTATGCTTCCTCCTCATGGTGCTTAGATGAACTTGTCCAGATTATGAAGTGCTCTGACAAAGGAACAAAACGACCAGTTTTGCCAGTTTTTTATCAAGTGGAACCATCAGATGTGCGGCATCAAAGGAATCAATATGAAAAAGACATGATGAGCCATGAAAACAGATACTGCAATGATTTAAACAAAGTAAAAGAATGGAGGTTAGCTTTGTATGAAGTATGCGGTCTAAGTGGAAAACATTGTGCAGAAAATAGGTGAATTACCTTTACTTAATAATGGAGTTTACATAAATCTTCCATTGATAACTCCTCTTTTCATAGATTGATAAATGATAACAAGATTCTGAACTTTTTTTAACCGTTTCTTCTATTTACCATTAttgcatttttttaaaataaaaataaaaatgagctttTAAAGAGACATGTGTTCTTGCAGCTATGAAAGTGATGTTATCATGAATATTGTTGAAGAAGTCTCAGCAAAAGTTCCTCCTGAACCACTTTACATTAAGCATCCAATTGATTTTGGTTCTCAATTTGAAGTGGTGGAATCACTTTTGGACACTAAATCTCATGATACTCTCTGCATGCTGATTCTTTATGGAGATGTTGAAACAAAAAAAAGCACATTTGCAGGGGAGCTGTACAACAAGATaaagcatcaatttcaagctGCAAGTTTTCTTGATAAAGTACGTATAAAATCAAGGGGGATCCCCAATAGCCTAGAAAATCTCCAAGAGACACTTTTATCAGGTATGTGTGTGCATAAGAAACCAAGAATAGGCAGCACATTAAAAGGATCTTCTGACATAAAACAAAGTCTGCACAATAAAAGAGTTCTTCTGGTTCTAGATGACGTTGATAGTATAGAACAATTGGACTCACTTGCAGGAGGAAGTGATTGGTTTGGTCTTGGTAGTAGAATCATTATAACAACAAGAGATGTGAATGTGCTAGATAAGTATGAGTTGAATGGTGTTAAGGTTATGAAATATTGCATTGATGAAGGTGAATTTAAAAGCATGGAAGGTGCAAAATCAAATCACGAACAAGATAAGGACCTCCAGGAAGATATAGTGGGCTTTGTAGAGATCTTCAATGAAATAGTTGAGAAATTGAAGGAAAATGAGTCATGCACTGAAGTTGTCTCCATAATCGGCATGGGTGGGTTGGGTAAGACTACCCTTGCTCGAAAAATTTATAACAATAATAAGGTGAAAAAGTTATTCTCTTGTTGTGGATGGGTTACTATTTCTAAAGACTACAAAGCTAAGGACGTTCTCACAAGCCTTGTCAATGGTTGGGGATTGTCCAAGTCTACTACTGAATACAAAGTCTTAAGTGAGAAGGAACAAAAGAGCAAGGTCCAAGAACACTTGGACAGGAACAAGTATCTGATAGTGCTTGATGACTTATGGGAACCTGAAGTCTGGGATGAGGTAGAAAGTTTATTTCCAAATAACAAAAGTGGCAATACAATACTGATAACTAGTCGTAATGACGAGGTGGCAAATTATACAAGGTCAAAGTCCTACTACCCTCCATTCCTAGACAAAAATGAAAGCTGGAAACTTTTCTGCAAGGTGTTTGGGACACAACAGTGTCCTCCTGTTCTCGAAATGTCCATTGTTGTGCTGTGCCAGAATTATGCTTCCTCCTCATGGTGCTTAGATGAACTTGTCCAGATTATGAAGTGCTCTGACAAAGGAACAAAACGACCAGTTTTGCCAGTTTTTTATCAAGTGGAACCATCAGATGTGCGGCATCAAAGGAATCAATATGAAAAAGACATGATGAGCCATGAAAACAGATACTGCAATGATTTAAACAAAGTAAAAGAATGGAGGTTAGCTTTGTATGAAGTATGCGGTCTAAGTGGAAAACATTGTGCAGAAAATAGGTGAATTACCTTTACTTAATAATGGAGTTTACATAAATCTTCCATTGATAACTCCTCTTTTCATAGATTGATAAATGATAACAAGATTCTGAACTTTTTTTAACCGTTTCTTCTATTTACCATTAttgcatttttttaaaataaaaataaaaatgagctttTAAAGAGACATGTGTTCTTGCAGCTATGAAAGTGATGTTATCATGAATATTGTTGAAGAAGTCTCAGCAAAAGTTCCTCCTGAACCACTTTACATTAAGCATCCAATTGATTTTGGTTCTCAATTTGAAGTGGTGGAATCACTTTTGGACACTAAATCTCATGATACTCTCTGCATGCTGATTCTTTATGGAGATGTTGAAACAAAAAAAAGCACATTTGCAGGGGAGCTGTACAACAAGATaaagcatcaatttcaagctGCAAGTTTTCTTGATAAAGTACGTATAAAATCAAGGGGGATCCCCAATAGCCTAGAAAATCTCCAAGAGACACTTTTATCAGGTATGTGTGTGCATAAGAAACCAAGAATAGGCAGCACATTAAAAGGATCTTCTGACATAAAACAAAGTCTGCACAATAAAAGAGTTCTTCTGGTTCTAGATGACGTTGATAGTATAGAACAATTGGACTCACTTGCAGGAGGAAGTGATTGGTTTGGTCTTGGTAGTAGAATCATTATAACAACAAGAGATGTGAATGTGCTAGATAAGTATGAGTTGAATGGTGTTAAGGTTATGAAATATTGCATTGATGAAGGTGAATTTAAAAGCATGGAAGGTGCAAAATCAAATCACGAACAAGATAAGGACCTCCAGGAAGATATAGTGGGCTTTGTAGAGATCTTCAATGAAATAGTTGAGAAATTGAAGGAAAATGAGTCATGCACTGAAGTTGTCTCCATAATCGGCATGGGTGGGTTGGGTAAGACTACCCTTGCTCGAAAAATTTATAACAATAATAAGGTGAAAAAGTTATTCTCTTGTTGTGGATGGGTTACTATTTCTAAAGACTACAAAGCTAAGGACGTTCTCACAAGCCTTGTCAATGGTTGGGGATTGTCCAAGTCTACTACTGAATACAAAGTCTTAAGTGAGAAGGAACAAAAGAGCAAGGTCCAAGAACACTTGGACAGGAACAAGTATCTGATAGTGCTTGATGACTTATGGGAACCTGAAGTCTGGGATGAGGTAGAAAGTTTATTTCCAAATAACAAAAGTGGCTACTGATTACTGATAACTAGTCGTAATGACGAGGTGGCAAATTATACAAGGTCAAAGTCCTACTACCCTCCATTCCTAGACAAAAATGGAAACTTTTCAATGTGGGTTTTTACCTTTAGCAATTGTGACCTTAGCTGGGATTGTCGTCAAGAAGAAGAGACTAACAGTTGAGTGGATGAGAATCATGCGCAATGTCATTTGGTATCTTGCTAAGGATAATAATGGAGTCATGAATGTGCTAAAGCTAAGCTATGATAACTTGCTTCAAAGATTGAAACCTTGTTTTCTATATTTTGCAGTGTTTCCAGAAGATTATAGAATTCCTGTGAAACAGTTGATTCAACTATGGATAGCCAAAGGATTAATCCAACCACCAAAATCTGGAACATCATCTGCAGGAAAACTAGAAGATATGGCTAAAGAATACCTGAATGAGCTGGTGGATCGTAGCTTCGTGTTGGTAGCGAGAAAAAGGAGTAATGGAAGTCTGTCAGTTTGCCGGATCCACGACCTTCTCCGTGATCTCTGCATATCGGAGAGTAAAGCTGATAACGAGTTTGAGATTTGCACAGAGAAAGACATACATTCCATGGACATGAAGAAATTTTGTAGATTGTCCCTTCGAAGCCCTGAGTTTGATGATTGGCGTTCTTTCACAAACCAATAATGGAGATATCAAACAAATTTTGTTGAGTTTCCAGCAAGATATCAAACAAAGATATCTCTCGGATAGCAAACAAAGATATCAAACAAAGCTAGATAGCAAGACAAATCAAACAAAGATATCAAACATCTACTACAAATTCAAACCACACTATCCAAAAGACGAGTTTATATCTCTCGGATTTTCagcaaaatttcaaataaaatcaacAGTCTAACTGACCTCCATAGCTGGcacaaaacaaaacaaactaTTTAACTAAGCAAATCAAACTCGTACAACTTCATCACCCTGCTGCTGCGCAGCATTTTCATCTACTGCCTCCTCCAACACTTCACCATCTACCAATTCACCGTTCAAGGCAACCTTCGTCACATCCATTGCACTCACATCGGCCTCTGGCAACAAAGTCTTAATCTGCAGAACTGCACGGTCAAAACCTTGTATAAACACTTCACACACATCTGCCTCCTTGGCAGATAACAAAGACTCCAACTCCTTCACCTGAGCCACCAACTTTTCCTTCTCCAGGTTAGTTTTCTCAACATCCTTCTCCAGCGCTGCAACCTTTTCTGCTAAAACCTTTCCTTCTTTATCTGCGTTTGTTGAAGAGCCTTGGTTCTCGGCTCTCTTCCTCTTGTTAAAATAACCCTTCAAACCGGCGGTAGTCAAGCTCGGCGCCCTATCACCTACGCAAAACACAAGTTCATCTTAGTATCTATAACAAGGATCACACCAGCATTATCTACCAAAAAGTTATTACCTATATAGTCCAACACGGCATCTCTATCTATTTCATATTTTAACCATTCAGACACCAATAACAGCTCTCCATCCTCAAACACACAAATTAAAAGCTCCAGAAACAAATTATCTCTCTTACTCATTTCCTCTACATCTAATATTTCTCTGTTTGCACTTGTTCAGTCATTCTCTCCTAATTCTCCTGATGGTCTACAGAAAAGATCACCATTGCATTACTCATGAAAAAAGCAATAACTTAAAAAGTTAAAACCCCTCACTGCAAGACTAGGCTTTAGGAAGCGAGACAGTGATCAATGATTCCATAAGTATTGATAAATTCAAATTTCACCATCCATACACAAAAGAGGCATTTGATTGGAACTTGATGTCTAATGCATATTACTCATTACTTATTCATTAGTCACAATGCAATGAAAACAAACAGGAATAGCTTGGTGCAAAGCATAGGAGAATAGTTTAATACCGCTTTTTTTCATATTCTT is a window encoding:
- the LOC107637409 gene encoding putative disease resistance protein At1g50180; its protein translation is MSIVVLCQNYASSSWCLDELVQIMKCSDKGTKRPVLPVFYQVEPSDVRHQRNQYEKDMMSHENRYCNDLNKVKEWRLALYEVCGLSGKHCAENSYESDVIMNIVEEVSAKVPPEPLYIKHPIDFGSQFEVVESLLDTKSHDTLCMLILYGDVETKKSTFAGELYNKIKHQFQAASFLDKVRIKSRGIPNSLENLQETLLSGMCVHKKPRIGSTLKGSSDIKQSLHNKRVLLVLDDVDSIEQLDSLAGGSDWFGLGSRIIITTRDVNVLDKYELNGVKVMKYCIDEGEFKSMEGAKSNHEQDKDLQEDIVGFVEIFNEIVEKLKENESCTEVVSIIGMGGLGKTTLARKIYNNNKVKKLFSCCGWVTISKDYKAKDVLTSLVNGWGLSKSTTEYKVLSEKEQKSKVQEHLDRNKYLIVLDDLWEPEVWDEVESLFPNNKSGNTILITSRNDEVANYTRSKSYYPPFLDKNESWKLFCKVFGTQQCPPVLEMSIVTKMETFQCGFLPLAIVTLAGIVVKKKRLTVEWMRIMRNVIWYLAKDNNGVMNVLKLSYDNLLQRLKPCFLYFAVFPEDYRIPVKQLIQLWIAKGLIQPPKSGTSSAGKLEDMAKEYLNELVDRSFVLVARKRSNGSLSVCRIHDLLRDLCISESKADNEFEICTEKDIHSMDMKKFCRLSLRSPEFDDWRSFTNQ